TTTTTTATATTGATCTGAATAGTTAGAAACTCTTTTTAAACTTCTAAATTGTAAAAAATCTTGTGGAGTATATTTTATGCCAGTTACATCAGTTGCAAGATCGAGCCTTAAAACACTTATTTTAAAATGCTCTTTAAATATATCACTTAAAAATTTTTTTACAAGCTCATAGGCTCTAACGTGTCCATATTTAAGTAAAAATATGCTTCTAAATTGAATTTTTAAATGATATAGCCCTTTTGGCTTAAATTTAGTATCTGAAATGGTACAAAATATATCATCGTTTGAAAAATATCCAAAATATTGACCTAAGCCTTTACTTGATACTTTAAAATTTCCGTAATCAAAGCCCAAATCATCCAAAATATACTTTTCGCCAAATGTACGTAAATTTTGTGCTTGTTGTTTTAGCGTAGCGATCTTGCGAATAAAGCTTGAAAAAGTTGTATTAAAAAATTTTTCATCAATACAATTTACGCCGATAACTAAAGTATCGATGCCTTGATGAAGTATTTTAAATCTATCGTCTTTATATATCATTTTTTTAAACCTTTAATAAAACCCAGCTTGTCCCGCCTAACCTTGCTGATAGTCTAGGCACGGGGCTAAGGTTTAGCCCCTATTTTTCAAGCATTCGAGCCATTTTTAAGTGCTTCAAGTTTTAGCATTGCCGTGACAAAACTATCAATCGCAGGGACAAATTTATTAAAAACAATAACTGGAGTTGAATTATAAGCGTCCTTATAAATCCTATATTCGATCTTACCACTAGCGATATAAACTTCGTCATCTTTTAGATCAAGGTATTGCTCTTGCGTTATCCTTGTTGTATGCTCACCACCGCTATTTAAAGCGACAAAAGTCAGAACATAGCTATCATCCCACTTTTCAAACTCTCCAAGCTCATTTACAATGGGGTTGTTATCTTTATCTAGCTTTTGCTTACCATCGATCTTTTTAGTCTTTAAGACTTTAATCTTTTGCTCGAAACAATCTAAATTTTGGTTGAGAGATTGATAAATTTCTCTATAAAGATTTTCGCTTGTACTGTCCATTAATGGAGCTGTTGCATTTTTTGCCATTGTTTTATCCTTTTTGAAAAAATTTGATTTTTTATTAAATATCTATTACTAATAATTTGAGAAAGATAAGCTTTGCTAATCTTTAAATGATCGCATATATCAGCCCTTGTTAAAGAATTTTTAGATGATAGGATTTCAAGAACTGAAAAGATTAGCTTATAATGGATTTTTCTCATTAAATAGCCTTTATTTCTGGATTAAATGGGAATAAGCTTTTTAAATAACGAACTATCGCACACATAACAGCAACAATAGCAGTCATCTTCTTTTTGCCGTTAGCTAATAAACGCTCATAACGTGCCTTAAATTTAGCGTTAAAACGAATGGCACATAATGCAGTCATAAATAGAATACGCCTTATATTAGAATTGCCCATTTTGTTTATCTTTTGGCTTTTATGAACACTTGAACCACTTTGAAAAATTCTAGGACTAAGACCAATAAAACTTATAAATTGTTTTTCAGATTTATCCCTATTAAAATGCAGTTGTGGAAATAAATTTAAAGCGAGATCAATGCCAAAGCCTTTGTTTTCTTTAATGATCTCTTCGGTTTCTGGAATAGCTTTTTTAACAAGGTCAAAAGCCAGTTTTTGAAGCATAGCTTGAAGTTTTGCAATCTCTTTTATAAGATTTGCGATAACATTATCAATTA
This portion of the Campylobacter concisus genome encodes:
- a CDS encoding transposase, with translation MKKAFFCGVDVSKDKIDVCFLTSITSEKAKFETLPNNYELIKVYFDSFKNDEILVVFEATSNYHLALQRALSDLGIRYCVTNPYKSSLFLKHLSTIKTDTSDSYGLAVYARTFKSEIAPDKYNAEYLEIKSYNSTLNLLQKINTQLKNFKSSQKTLNNKVIDNVIANLIKEIAKLQAMLQKLAFDLVKKAIPETEEIIKENKGFGIDLALNLFPQLHFNRDKSEKQFISFIGLSPRIFQSGSSVHKSQKINKMGNSNIRRILFMTALCAIRFNAKFKARYERLLANGKKKMTAIVAVMCAIVRYLKSLFPFNPEIKAI